In one window of Ignatzschineria indica DNA:
- the trpCF gene encoding bifunctional indole-3-glycerol-phosphate synthase TrpC/phosphoribosylanthranilate isomerase TrpF produces the protein MNETVLGKIVETRRKAIAQLVQEMPLTTFEADLTSSDRDFYQAIEARREEGLPAYILECKRSSPSKGLICEDFDLPEIVQSYSPYATAISVLTEPQYFGGDFINLKIAKAATKLPILCKDFIVDAYQIYLARYYGADAVLLMLSVLRDDEYRYLANIAHTLGMGVLTEVNDEDEVRRALKLRAKVIGINNRDLRDLSIDLGKSERLRALMPAEQIVISESGIRHYHDIRKLSQSVDGFLIGSHLMGSADLDRALHQLLVGGDKVCGLTSIEDAQAAFDAGAQYGGLIFILTSPRGVTYRQAKEIRHAVPLEYIGVFQNDDIDAILFIAKEVGLSAIQLHGHEPQHYITELRAKLPRNIKIIKAINIQEGEQQLPFLDYQDVDHYLLDGKKGGSGEPFDWSLLEGADLSNLFLAGGINHNNIVDALSFHPLGVDLNSGVEALPGKKDAKKLEQIFQLIAEHKQPIKINRDKYSR, from the coding sequence ATGAATGAGACAGTATTAGGGAAGATTGTAGAGACGCGGCGTAAAGCGATTGCACAGTTGGTGCAAGAGATGCCATTAACAACGTTTGAAGCAGATTTAACCTCCAGTGATCGTGATTTTTATCAAGCGATTGAAGCGCGAAGAGAGGAAGGGCTTCCTGCTTATATTTTAGAGTGTAAGCGCTCATCTCCTTCAAAAGGATTGATCTGTGAAGATTTTGATCTACCAGAGATTGTTCAGTCATACTCTCCCTATGCGACAGCAATCTCCGTCTTAACTGAGCCGCAATACTTTGGGGGCGATTTTATCAATTTGAAAATCGCAAAAGCTGCCACCAAACTTCCGATTCTCTGTAAAGATTTTATTGTTGATGCCTATCAGATCTATTTAGCGCGTTATTATGGTGCTGATGCGGTTCTCTTAATGCTCTCAGTTCTTCGAGATGATGAGTATCGTTATCTTGCTAATATCGCTCATACTCTTGGGATGGGGGTATTAACAGAGGTGAATGATGAAGACGAGGTGCGCCGTGCGCTAAAGCTGCGTGCAAAAGTGATCGGTATTAATAATCGTGATCTGCGAGATCTCTCTATCGATTTGGGTAAGAGTGAGCGTCTACGAGCTTTAATGCCGGCGGAGCAGATTGTAATTAGTGAGTCAGGTATTCGTCACTACCATGATATTCGTAAATTATCTCAATCGGTGGATGGTTTTTTAATCGGAAGCCATCTTATGGGGAGTGCTGATCTCGATCGTGCGCTTCATCAACTACTTGTTGGTGGGGATAAGGTATGTGGCTTGACCTCAATAGAGGATGCGCAAGCCGCCTTTGATGCCGGTGCGCAATATGGGGGGTTAATCTTTATTCTCACGAGTCCTCGCGGTGTTACTTATCGGCAGGCGAAGGAGATTCGCCATGCTGTTCCCTTGGAGTATATTGGGGTTTTCCAGAATGATGATATTGATGCCATTCTATTTATTGCTAAAGAGGTAGGGCTTTCGGCGATTCAACTCCATGGGCATGAACCGCAACATTACATCACTGAATTACGCGCAAAACTACCCAGAAATATTAAAATTATTAAGGCGATCAATATTCAAGAGGGGGAGCAACAATTACCCTTTCTCGATTACCAAGATGTGGATCACTATCTTCTTGATGGCAAGAAAGGGGGAAGTGGCGAACCTTTCGATTGGTCGCTCTTAGAAGGAGCGGATCTCTCTAATCTCTTTTTAGCTGGTGGAATCAATCATAACAATATTGTAGATGCACTCTCATTTCACCCTTTAGGTGTAGACCTTAACTCAGGTGTTGAAGCTCTGCCGGGAAAGAAAGATGCCAAGAAATTAGAGCAGATCTTTCAATTAATTGCAGAACATAAGCAACCTATCAAAATTAATCGGGATAAATATTCACGATGA
- the trpD gene encoding anthranilate phosphoribosyltransferase produces the protein MTDRTNTSLKTTFQRLYSGERLSQQESHQLFSAIAKGEVGDTLLGAALISMKLRGETPAEVAGAAAAFLNEARSFATPEYPFADIVGTGGDGLNTVNISTASALVGASCGAVVAKHGNRSVSSLTGSSDLLQTLGVDLYKSPEEARLSLDNDQITFLFAPHYHGGFKHAAKTRGELKTRTIFNLLGPLTNPARPKRAVMGVYHADLTELVAETAKLLGYEHVLVIHGGGMDEAALHAPTKITELRSGMIETYYLKPVDFGLSEHPLSAIRGGDALENRKTLLTMLHGAAPEAHRHAVAINVALLLKLFGFENLRENADRALTAIDEGMALRLLERITGNQFTKEGEIITDAKTIQRLA, from the coding sequence ATGACAGATAGAACGAATACTTCATTAAAGACGACTTTTCAAAGACTCTATAGTGGTGAGCGATTATCTCAACAAGAGAGTCACCAACTCTTTAGTGCTATTGCTAAAGGAGAGGTTGGAGATACCCTTTTAGGAGCAGCATTGATCTCGATGAAATTACGTGGCGAAACGCCAGCTGAAGTTGCCGGAGCTGCCGCCGCTTTCTTAAATGAGGCGAGATCTTTTGCAACCCCAGAATATCCTTTTGCAGATATCGTTGGTACCGGTGGTGATGGTCTAAATACCGTCAATATCTCAACAGCAAGTGCTTTAGTCGGTGCAAGTTGTGGGGCAGTTGTGGCTAAACATGGTAATCGCAGTGTCTCTAGTTTAACGGGCTCTTCAGATCTTCTACAAACCTTAGGTGTCGATCTCTATAAAAGTCCGGAAGAGGCACGTCTTTCACTCGATAATGATCAAATTACCTTTCTCTTTGCACCCCATTATCATGGTGGTTTTAAGCATGCAGCGAAAACGCGAGGAGAACTTAAAACACGTACTATTTTTAATTTACTAGGACCTTTGACAAATCCCGCTCGTCCTAAGCGTGCAGTGATGGGGGTCTACCATGCTGACTTAACAGAATTGGTTGCTGAAACGGCAAAATTACTCGGTTATGAGCATGTTTTAGTGATTCACGGTGGTGGAATGGATGAGGCGGCACTCCACGCTCCGACCAAAATTACAGAACTGCGTTCAGGTATGATTGAGACCTATTATCTCAAACCTGTCGATTTCGGATTGAGTGAGCATCCGCTCTCAGCGATTCGTGGTGGAGATGCCTTAGAGAATCGTAAAACACTCTTAACGATGTTACATGGTGCAGCTCCAGAGGCGCATCGTCATGCTGTTGCTATCAATGTTGCGCTTCTTTTAAAGCTCTTTGGTTTTGAGAATTTAAGAGAGAATGCCGACAGAGCATTAACCGCGATCGATGAAGGGATGGCGTTACGATTACTTGAGCGTATCACCGGTAATCAATTTACAAAAGAGGGGGAGATTATCACTGATGCAAAAACGATTCAACGTCTCGCCTAA